From a region of the Nitrospiraceae bacterium genome:
- a CDS encoding pentapeptide repeat-containing protein, whose product MQLMSAHAPAWFWPLVVRLLAAIGLWGCPVAAVWADCTVERSSDPSGPVLTIHLSRSCSEAEREARAIPAGELMAALLKGKGVDLSGVVVKGDVFFDELPVTKLEALTSITAQDRQALEPVKAEDLHVIQGPFVLTRSRVDGRLMNRLKGGYLVITGPVILTETRFGGQLDLSRTVYLGMVDLSKATFDAESYFVQSRFTQGAMYADTRFGPHARFHRSQFGGPAVFKAADFSGLSELLEVVFQQPANFTGVRFHLGTGFSGARCMAKCDFSDARFEREAFFLFAQFDRPPVFASARFGGIADFSDSEFKSDDDLVRATFAQPPLLARAKRITQARPGSQDSGPWSQAVTAGLVLIGLVLLFYGMRAK is encoded by the coding sequence ATGCAATTGATGAGTGCCCATGCTCCGGCTTGGTTCTGGCCTTTGGTCGTTCGGTTACTCGCTGCGATCGGGTTGTGGGGTTGTCCGGTTGCTGCCGTGTGGGCCGACTGTACGGTCGAACGGTCGAGCGATCCCAGCGGCCCCGTTCTGACGATTCATCTGAGCCGTAGCTGTAGCGAAGCGGAGCGGGAAGCCAGGGCCATTCCGGCTGGTGAGTTGATGGCGGCCCTGTTGAAGGGCAAGGGGGTGGATCTCTCCGGAGTCGTGGTAAAGGGGGATGTGTTTTTTGACGAACTGCCTGTGACCAAACTCGAGGCGCTTACCTCCATCACCGCCCAGGACCGCCAGGCCTTGGAACCGGTGAAAGCAGAAGATCTCCACGTCATCCAGGGGCCTTTTGTCCTGACCCGTTCTCGGGTGGATGGTCGGCTCATGAACCGTCTCAAGGGAGGATATTTGGTCATCACCGGCCCCGTCATACTCACGGAGACTCGCTTCGGGGGTCAACTGGATCTGTCACGGACGGTGTATCTGGGCATGGTGGACCTCTCGAAGGCTACATTCGATGCGGAAAGCTACTTCGTACAAAGTCGGTTCACGCAAGGAGCCATGTATGCGGACACGCGCTTTGGGCCTCATGCTCGATTCCATCGCTCGCAATTTGGGGGGCCGGCGGTGTTCAAGGCCGCCGATTTTTCGGGTTTGTCCGAACTCTTGGAAGTCGTTTTTCAGCAGCCAGCCAATTTTACCGGGGTCCGCTTTCACCTGGGGACCGGGTTTTCCGGGGCGCGGTGTATGGCGAAATGCGACTTTTCTGACGCACGGTTCGAGCGTGAGGCCTTTTTTCTGTTTGCCCAGTTTGATCGGCCGCCGGTCTTTGCCTCAGCCCGGTTTGGAGGGATAGCGGATTTCTCCGACAGCGAATTTAAGAGTGACGATGACCTGGTGCGTGCAACGTTTGCCCAGCCGCCCTTGTTGGCTCGCGCCAAGCGCATCACCCAGGCTCGTCCCGGGAGCCAGGATTCGGGGCCTTGGTCTCAGGCCGTTACGGCAGGGTTGGTGTTGATCGGTTTGGTGCTCCTGTTTTACGGGATGAGGGCCAAATAG
- a CDS encoding cupredoxin domain-containing protein: MLTRFVRTLVPSLALAGFVAFPTSAAAPVASVLMDSGSPYYVPASVTVTAGAAIRWDNPTPTHHTVTHDGCFQEDTRCAFDSGAVDPDGSYTIPSLPPGRYPYQCRIHPIMRGLIIVTESALMPSQT; the protein is encoded by the coding sequence ATGCTCACGCGGTTTGTTCGGACTCTGGTTCCCTCGCTGGCTCTCGCCGGCTTCGTGGCGTTTCCCACCTCGGCCGCGGCGCCGGTGGCGTCCGTGTTAATGGATAGCGGCTCACCCTATTACGTGCCGGCTTCGGTTACAGTGACCGCCGGTGCGGCCATTCGCTGGGACAATCCTACGCCTACTCACCACACCGTGACTCACGATGGTTGCTTCCAGGAAGACACCCGTTGCGCGTTCGACTCCGGTGCGGTTGATCCTGATGGAAGCTACACGATTCCTAGCCTCCCCCCTGGACGTTACCCGTATCAGTGCCGGATCCATCCGATCATGCGTGGCCTGATCATCGTCACGGAATCCGCCCTTATGCCGTCTCAGACATAA
- a CDS encoding class I SAM-dependent methyltransferase: MKPAAAIQEPLNLSGDVLRQCAWRIPDLIAYQHNFDEWWLAPLDDDFPIVRLNSVGLEMLTSMNGHITVGALLEKYGDRVCGPDGQPGTWHLERWAIPNYSLCYFGTEPPGGHRHKAKWDLLLQQIREGWSGQQEFEGEEHLEDFHLQELNESELEDGHFDLIETTVSHLFREPCEALGGATYGRLLMRQLRRLGWFKPKPKIIVEVGGGLGYVARELGQELLPFEKQGIQYVSLDVTRPFLGLQRKRARAGGWTVTGTQANGEFLPFKDNSVDLIVDNENMADMTPVKLSRKELIEGKGDTVQHQEALDWIRRLRLPLDADLPDEVIFNLGPMRFAAEVWRVLKPGGRAFLTEFGIEEGWPAAVKLPHHTEYEVQYSHLRQAVRWLGFQERYLPLPQFLQIKPDTKVLCTGAAYTIQRFCQGLGKPFSVRAYTEGELMKVLGDMLPKLQGCHYHDIADPAWFGLIDFKVLLLEKPGGAPQAAYTEQKGGFRWYSQR; encoded by the coding sequence ATGAAACCTGCAGCCGCAATTCAAGAGCCGCTCAATCTCTCGGGTGATGTCCTCAGGCAATGCGCTTGGCGCATTCCCGACCTCATCGCCTACCAGCACAATTTTGACGAATGGTGGCTGGCGCCGCTGGACGACGACTTCCCGATCGTGCGCCTCAATTCGGTCGGGCTCGAAATGCTGACCTCGATGAACGGACATATCACCGTCGGCGCGCTGCTCGAGAAATACGGCGACAGGGTCTGCGGACCCGACGGACAGCCCGGGACCTGGCACTTGGAACGCTGGGCCATTCCCAATTACTCGCTTTGCTATTTTGGAACGGAACCGCCCGGAGGCCATCGCCATAAGGCCAAGTGGGATCTCCTGCTTCAGCAGATCCGGGAAGGTTGGTCAGGCCAGCAGGAGTTCGAGGGCGAAGAGCATCTCGAGGATTTCCATCTCCAGGAGTTGAATGAAAGTGAGTTGGAGGACGGACACTTCGACCTCATCGAAACCACCGTTTCCCATTTGTTCCGCGAACCCTGTGAGGCCTTGGGTGGAGCGACTTATGGTCGGCTGCTCATGCGGCAGCTGAGGCGGCTCGGCTGGTTCAAACCCAAACCAAAGATCATCGTGGAAGTCGGCGGCGGGCTAGGGTACGTGGCTCGCGAGTTGGGGCAGGAACTCCTGCCGTTCGAGAAGCAAGGCATTCAATATGTCTCCCTCGACGTGACCCGGCCGTTCCTCGGACTCCAGCGGAAGCGCGCCAGGGCCGGCGGGTGGACCGTTACCGGCACCCAGGCCAATGGGGAATTCCTGCCGTTCAAAGATAATTCCGTCGATCTCATTGTCGACAACGAAAACATGGCCGACATGACCCCGGTCAAGCTCTCCCGAAAAGAGCTGATTGAAGGAAAAGGCGACACGGTCCAGCACCAGGAAGCGTTGGATTGGATCAGACGGTTGCGGCTCCCGCTCGACGCCGATTTGCCGGATGAAGTCATCTTCAATCTTGGACCGATGCGGTTTGCCGCCGAGGTTTGGCGGGTCCTCAAACCGGGGGGCAGAGCGTTTCTCACCGAATTCGGCATTGAAGAGGGTTGGCCGGCGGCGGTGAAACTCCCGCACCATACGGAATACGAGGTTCAATACAGCCACCTCCGACAGGCTGTGCGCTGGCTGGGATTCCAGGAACGCTATCTCCCGCTCCCCCAGTTCCTTCAGATCAAGCCGGACACCAAGGTACTGTGCACCGGAGCCGCTTACACCATCCAGCGATTTTGTCAGGGCCTCGGCAAACCCTTCTCCGTCCGCGCGTACACTGAAGGCGAACTGATGAAGGTACTTGGCGACATGTTGCCCAAGCTCCAAGGTTGCCACTACCACGACATCGCCGATCCAGCCTGGTTCGGCCTGATCGACTTCAAGGTGCTCCTCCTCGAAAAGCCGGGTGGTGCCCCGCAGGCCGCCTATACCGAGCAAAAGGGCGGGTTTCGCTGGTATTCGCAGCGATAA
- a CDS encoding Ppx/GppA family phosphatase produces the protein MTASSAPLPRILAGIDIGTLTCRLLIAELLPSGSLREIQSERKILRLGQGVDRDRTLHPDAMARVIPTLKQWCQAIERAQVEAAVAVATSAVRDAANRDEFVNLVRRETGLAVEVISGEEEARRTLLGIRSGLPKGVTDMLALDIGGGSTELILDRPGRSPLVRSVDIGVVRLCERVLQHDPPTSEEVEQAREWAARETRAAVLEMEGYRAAVFVGTAGTITALAAMAQQLSAYEPARIHNYRLMRTEVQALEATLLSRTKSGRVGLPGLERNREDVIAAGAIILRTVMDTLGVTTVLVSDYGLREGVLLDLARQTA, from the coding sequence ATGACCGCTTCCAGTGCCCCCCTCCCGCGCATTCTTGCCGGGATCGACATCGGTACCCTCACCTGTCGATTGCTCATCGCCGAGCTCCTGCCATCGGGTTCGTTGCGCGAGATTCAGTCCGAGCGGAAGATCCTGCGGCTTGGCCAGGGCGTCGATCGGGATCGGACCCTTCATCCCGATGCCATGGCGCGTGTGATTCCGACGCTCAAACAGTGGTGCCAGGCCATCGAACGAGCGCAAGTCGAAGCGGCGGTCGCAGTCGCCACCAGTGCTGTGCGGGACGCCGCCAATCGGGATGAGTTTGTCAATCTGGTCAGGCGTGAGACGGGGTTGGCGGTGGAGGTGATCAGCGGAGAAGAAGAGGCGCGACGGACGCTGCTGGGAATCAGATCCGGTCTGCCGAAGGGCGTGACGGACATGCTGGCGTTGGACATCGGGGGTGGAAGTACCGAGCTGATCCTCGACCGTCCCGGCCGCTCTCCGCTAGTCCGATCGGTCGACATCGGCGTTGTCCGCTTGTGCGAGCGCGTATTGCAGCACGATCCACCCACGAGCGAGGAAGTCGAGCAGGCAAGAGAATGGGCGGCAAGGGAAACCAGGGCTGCAGTGTTGGAGATGGAAGGCTATCGGGCTGCGGTGTTCGTCGGAACTGCCGGGACGATTACGGCGCTTGCGGCGATGGCGCAGCAGTTGTCTGCCTACGAGCCGGCGCGGATTCACAACTACCGCCTGATGCGAACAGAAGTTCAAGCCTTGGAAGCGACATTGCTGAGTCGCACCAAGTCCGGCCGCGTGGGGCTTCCGGGGTTGGAGAGGAACCGCGAGGATGTAATTGCCGCGGGTGCGATCATCTTGAGAACCGTGATGGACACGCTGGGCGTGACGACGGTGCTCGTCAGTGACTATGGACTGCGCGAAGGTGTGTTGCTGGATTTGGCACGGCAAACAGCATGA
- the recG gene encoding ATP-dependent DNA helicase RecG, whose product MPRPDVPTPSDVLPAFVERVTRPIEFASRDAGAHLGAVRNLDRFISEQVIELLGGRVYPRSVEARLLSLRNLFVDFHTGLSPMEQRDRLAKALDLLRELSGATGAERAPSEPTDSGEREATVSPSQWKAGRPLWDLPIRFAKGVGPKRTQLLERLGISTVEEALWTAPWRYEDRSVVTPMAKLVPGMAVTVCGSITKASASKARFRRMALLTVWLSDGSGTVQTTFFNQPYLENVLKEGLRVMMTGRVIAGRSGWTELRLEVAQFEILTGSEDELLHLGRIVPVYHETKGWTSRQMRGLIHGLLAEYGAEVEEILPVQIRARYRLMPASEAIRLLHFPAPKTDLPRLDRGMSPSHRRLAFEELFVLQTAMALRHRATKDEPKPFRFRADVPLLTSLEKALPFRLTPAQERVFGEIQADMVSTQPMNRLVQGDVGSGKTVVALKAIAMACGSGYQSALMVPTEILAEQHFRNLSSLLGTIGLSAVLVTGGGKAKERNEKVRQLASGEAHVAIGTHALIQKRVKFANLGLAVIDEQHKFGVLQRKSLLEKGYAPDVLVMTATPIPRTLAMTVYGDLDVSVIDMLPPGRKPVRTFLFAESQRHKAWQLVRDQIQLGRQAYIVYPLVEESEKIDLKAAMQGAEQIQAEHPQWRVGLLHGRLSAAEKERTMRAFQAGDIQILVATTVIEVGVDVANATVMLIEHAERFGLAQLHQLRGRVGRGVHQSLCLLMASSPLRAAGPRVTADGTPRAESTAQQRLEALVKSTDGFVIAEDDLRIRGPGELLGLRQWGVPEFKVANLVRDADLLEQARREAIALVACDGTLSQPGHQALKRNLVRRWQDRLALSVVG is encoded by the coding sequence ATGCCACGTCCTGACGTTCCCACCCCCAGCGATGTTTTGCCCGCCTTCGTGGAACGTGTCACCCGTCCAATTGAGTTTGCCTCCCGGGATGCAGGGGCACATCTGGGGGCAGTCCGCAATCTCGACCGGTTTATTTCCGAGCAAGTGATCGAGCTATTAGGGGGGCGGGTCTACCCACGATCGGTCGAAGCTCGCTTGCTCTCCCTACGAAACCTGTTTGTCGATTTCCATACCGGCCTGTCTCCGATGGAGCAGCGAGACCGTCTTGCGAAGGCGTTGGACTTGCTGCGCGAGTTGAGCGGTGCGACAGGAGCGGAACGCGCACCTTCAGAGCCGACGGACTCTGGGGAGCGAGAAGCGACGGTGTCGCCTTCTCAATGGAAGGCGGGGCGACCCTTGTGGGACTTGCCTATTCGATTTGCCAAGGGAGTGGGACCAAAGCGGACACAGTTGCTGGAACGACTAGGAATTTCGACTGTCGAAGAGGCGCTCTGGACAGCACCCTGGAGGTATGAAGACCGCTCGGTCGTGACACCGATGGCGAAGCTCGTTCCAGGGATGGCGGTCACGGTCTGCGGCTCCATCACGAAGGCCTCTGCAAGTAAGGCCAGGTTCCGGCGGATGGCGCTTCTGACGGTATGGTTGAGCGACGGTTCCGGGACCGTACAGACGACCTTTTTCAACCAGCCGTACTTGGAAAATGTGCTCAAGGAAGGCCTGCGGGTCATGATGACCGGACGAGTGATTGCGGGCAGGAGCGGCTGGACCGAGCTTCGGCTCGAGGTGGCGCAATTCGAGATCTTAACCGGCAGCGAAGACGAGTTGCTGCATCTCGGTCGGATCGTGCCTGTCTACCACGAAACCAAGGGCTGGACGTCCCGCCAGATGCGGGGGCTGATCCACGGTCTGTTGGCCGAGTATGGCGCCGAGGTCGAGGAAATCCTGCCGGTTCAGATTCGGGCGCGGTACCGCTTGATGCCCGCTTCCGAGGCGATTCGGCTTCTGCATTTTCCGGCTCCTAAAACGGACCTTCCACGGCTTGATCGTGGCATGAGTCCCTCCCATCGACGGCTGGCTTTCGAAGAATTGTTCGTACTGCAGACTGCCATGGCTCTCCGGCATCGGGCGACGAAGGATGAGCCCAAGCCATTTCGCTTTCGCGCCGACGTGCCGCTGCTCACCAGCCTCGAAAAAGCGTTGCCCTTCCGCCTGACGCCTGCGCAGGAGCGTGTGTTCGGCGAAATCCAGGCGGACATGGTGTCGACGCAACCGATGAATCGGCTGGTTCAGGGTGATGTCGGATCCGGAAAAACCGTGGTGGCGTTGAAGGCAATCGCGATGGCTTGCGGCTCGGGCTATCAATCAGCGTTGATGGTTCCGACGGAGATTTTGGCTGAGCAGCATTTCCGGAATCTCTCGTCGCTGCTGGGGACGATCGGCTTGTCGGCGGTGCTTGTGACCGGAGGTGGAAAAGCAAAGGAACGGAACGAGAAGGTGAGGCAGTTGGCGTCGGGTGAGGCGCATGTCGCTATCGGGACCCATGCCTTGATCCAGAAGCGGGTGAAGTTTGCAAACCTCGGCTTGGCAGTTATCGATGAACAACACAAATTCGGTGTGTTGCAGCGCAAGTCCTTGCTGGAGAAGGGCTATGCGCCGGATGTATTGGTCATGACGGCGACACCGATTCCCCGCACGCTGGCGATGACTGTGTATGGTGATTTGGATGTGTCGGTAATCGATATGCTTCCGCCTGGGAGAAAACCGGTCCGCACGTTCCTGTTTGCAGAAAGCCAACGTCACAAAGCCTGGCAACTCGTCCGGGACCAGATCCAGTTAGGGCGGCAGGCGTATATCGTATATCCCCTCGTGGAAGAATCGGAAAAAATCGATCTCAAGGCGGCGATGCAAGGGGCGGAACAGATTCAAGCCGAGCATCCCCAATGGCGAGTCGGGCTCCTGCATGGTCGGTTATCGGCTGCGGAGAAGGAACGGACCATGAGGGCCTTCCAGGCTGGGGATATTCAGATACTGGTGGCTACCACCGTCATTGAGGTTGGGGTGGACGTCGCCAACGCGACAGTCATGCTCATCGAACATGCGGAGCGGTTCGGCCTCGCGCAGCTGCATCAGTTGCGGGGCCGGGTCGGGCGAGGAGTTCATCAGTCGCTATGCCTTCTGATGGCGTCGTCACCGCTGCGCGCGGCAGGGCCCCGCGTGACGGCTGATGGAACGCCCAGGGCGGAGTCGACCGCCCAGCAACGGTTGGAAGCACTGGTCAAATCCACGGATGGCTTCGTGATCGCCGAGGATGATTTGCGCATTCGAGGACCGGGTGAACTACTGGGCTTACGCCAGTGGGGCGTCCCGGAGTTCAAGGTGGCGAATCTCGTGCGGGATGCGGATTTGCTCGAACAGGCAAGACGAGAGGCCATTGCTCTGGTGGCGTGCGATGGGACCTTGTCTCAGCCTGGGCATCAGGCTTTGAAGCGCAATTTGGTTCGCCGATGGCAAGACCGGCTTGCCCTCAGTGTGGTTGGATAG